The Archaeoglobaceae archaeon genome includes a region encoding these proteins:
- a CDS encoding DUF2551 domain-containing protein has translation MVEVAERVKAYLERDKTGIRKDLLLILLQGGKYTTSEIYEILKKKGYDINQKGVSAMIGIIGSRVGIIKSEGGDKKRYYLKKEYIQLVREIVEANS, from the coding sequence ATGGTAGAAGTAGCAGAAAGAGTTAAGGCATACTTAGAGAGGGACAAAACGGGAATAAGAAAAGATTTGCTCCTAATCCTACTTCAAGGTGGGAAATACACTACTTCTGAAATCTATGAAATTTTGAAGAAAAAAGGCTACGATATTAACCAAAAAGGCGTTTCAGCCATGATTGGGATAATTGGATCCCGTGTCGGGATTATTAAAAGTGAGGGTGGTGACAAAAAGAGATATTATCTGAAAAAAGAATACATTCAATTGGTGAGGGAGATAGTTGAAGCCAATTCATAA
- a CDS encoding radical SAM protein produces MKRIEAGSYYSYLPEGCKLCRRGAKLVLFITGLCNNSCFYCPISKEKKGKDVIFANEREVRSFDDFIAEVELMSAEGVAITGGEPLLKLERVLEFTRLSNKLGLHVHLYTSIPANERVLKRLKVDEIRFHPPELSNPEFYEESIKIAKKIGIDAGFEIPAIRFEPKIVEIANRNDAFLNLNQLEASETNWAELEKRGFKIVDYYVECPEIVKSFERVNKFHYCSAKFKDSAQFRRRLIRMAMNHPDFYLVTRDGTLLCCRIEGDLKKARDVLKASGFDFSVFDDCIETSIDVAENEKLREALISAGCKVYLVERYPTVNRTLIEVTQV; encoded by the coding sequence ATGAAGCGTATTGAAGCTGGAAGCTACTACAGCTACCTGCCAGAAGGGTGCAAGCTTTGCAGGCGTGGGGCTAAGCTCGTTTTATTCATAACTGGACTCTGCAATAATTCATGTTTTTACTGTCCGATTTCGAAAGAGAAAAAAGGAAAAGACGTTATTTTTGCAAACGAAAGAGAAGTTAGGAGCTTTGATGATTTCATTGCTGAAGTTGAGCTTATGAGCGCAGAAGGTGTTGCGATCACAGGCGGAGAACCACTGCTAAAGCTTGAAAGAGTCTTAGAGTTCACCAGACTTTCCAATAAACTTGGTCTTCACGTCCATCTATACACATCGATCCCCGCAAACGAGAGGGTGCTAAAAAGGTTAAAAGTTGATGAGATCAGATTTCATCCTCCTGAATTAAGCAACCCAGAGTTTTACGAAGAATCTATAAAAATTGCAAAAAAAATTGGTATCGATGCCGGTTTTGAAATCCCGGCGATAAGATTTGAACCCAAAATTGTTGAAATCGCTAACAGGAATGATGCTTTTTTGAACCTAAACCAGCTTGAGGCAAGTGAGACAAATTGGGCAGAACTAGAGAAAAGAGGTTTTAAGATTGTGGACTACTATGTCGAATGCCCTGAAATCGTGAAATCGTTCGAAAGAGTAAATAAATTCCACTATTGCAGTGCAAAGTTCAAGGATTCAGCACAATTTCGCAGAAGACTCATAAGAATGGCAATGAACCATCCTGATTTTTACCTTGTAACAAGAGACGGGACCCTTCTTTGCTGTAGAATAGAAGGAGATCTAAAAAAAGCGAGGGATGTCTTAAAAGCTTCAGGCTTCGATTTTTCCGTTTTTGATGACTGTATAGAGACTTCTATAGATGTCGCAGAGAATGAAAAACTTAGAGAAGCTTTAATATCTGCGGGCTGTAAGGTTTACCTTGTGGAGAGATACCCAACTGTTAACAGAACTTTGATAGAAGTTACACAGGTTTAG
- the lysS gene encoding lysine--tRNA ligase: MHWADVIASELIEISSFHRIATGISPSGHIHLGNLREMVTADAVRRALIDAGGKAEMIYIADDMDPLRRRYPFLPERYSEYVGMPLCNIPDPLGCHESYSEHFLQPFLESLDILGIPVEVKRASEMYKQGLYESAIKTSLLEKEKVAQIIREVTGRELEDDWYPFMPLCENCGRINSTSVTGFDDHWVYYSCKCGHSGRASYKGGGKLSWRLDWVARWKILKITCEPFGKDHAAAGGSYDTGKRLAKEIFDYPPPYPVPYEWIHLKGKGAMKSSKGIVIPVREFIEAIPPEIVRYIIIRVKPERHIDFDPGFGLLEIIDEFEEKILERDRSVQLSLVKEVKYSEVPFRHLIVVGQIANWDLEKVLEILERNGYKRDLIFEDVERRLKYCKVWLEKYAPSNLKFELIKGKVELSDEEKRFIERYSQRLEETMNADEIHTLVYEVAKELGIDANKAFKAIYKILVGKEQGPRVGYFIKSLGVEWVKKRFHEAY, translated from the coding sequence ATGCACTGGGCGGACGTCATAGCATCCGAGCTTATTGAAATTTCAAGCTTTCATAGGATAGCCACGGGGATTTCTCCATCCGGGCATATTCATCTTGGAAATTTAAGAGAAATGGTAACTGCAGATGCTGTAAGAAGAGCTTTAATCGATGCTGGTGGTAAAGCGGAGATGATCTACATTGCAGATGACATGGACCCCCTTAGACGAAGATACCCCTTCTTGCCAGAAAGATACTCTGAATATGTAGGAATGCCACTTTGCAATATTCCAGATCCTTTAGGCTGCCATGAAAGTTACTCGGAGCACTTCCTACAGCCTTTTCTGGAATCCTTAGATATTCTTGGAATTCCAGTTGAAGTCAAAAGGGCCAGTGAGATGTATAAGCAAGGGCTTTATGAATCTGCAATAAAAACATCCCTTCTCGAGAAAGAAAAAGTAGCCCAGATCATTAGAGAAGTTACGGGAAGAGAACTTGAAGATGACTGGTATCCATTTATGCCCCTCTGTGAGAACTGTGGGAGAATTAACAGCACTTCTGTAACAGGATTCGACGATCATTGGGTCTATTATTCTTGCAAATGTGGTCACTCTGGCAGGGCAAGTTATAAGGGCGGTGGAAAGCTAAGCTGGCGTCTTGACTGGGTTGCAAGATGGAAAATACTGAAGATTACATGTGAACCTTTTGGCAAAGACCATGCAGCAGCCGGTGGTAGCTACGACACCGGTAAAAGGCTCGCAAAAGAGATATTCGACTATCCTCCACCTTATCCAGTTCCATACGAGTGGATACATCTAAAGGGAAAAGGAGCGATGAAAAGCTCAAAAGGAATCGTTATACCGGTTCGAGAGTTTATAGAAGCTATCCCGCCGGAAATTGTAAGATACATTATAATCAGAGTTAAACCAGAAAGGCACATAGACTTCGACCCCGGATTTGGTCTTCTCGAAATCATCGATGAGTTCGAGGAAAAGATTTTGGAGAGGGATCGAAGTGTCCAGCTAAGCCTTGTAAAAGAAGTGAAGTATTCTGAAGTTCCATTTAGACACCTGATCGTTGTTGGACAGATTGCCAATTGGGATCTTGAAAAAGTTCTGGAGATTCTCGAAAGAAACGGATATAAACGTGACTTGATTTTTGAGGATGTTGAAAGGCGATTAAAATACTGCAAAGTCTGGCTTGAAAAATATGCTCCCTCCAATTTGAAATTTGAGCTTATAAAGGGAAAGGTCGAGCTAAGTGATGAGGAGAAGAGATTCATAGAAAGATACTCACAAAGACTCGAGGAGACAATGAATGCTGATGAAATACATACACTCGTTTATGAAGTTGCAAAAGAACTTGGTATTGATGCAAACAAGGCTTTCAAAGCAATTTACAAGATCCTAGTTGGCAAAGAACAGGGGCCAAGAGTTGGCTACTTTATAAAATCTCTCGGAGTTGAGTGGGTGAAGAAGAGATTCCATGAAGCGTATTGA
- a CDS encoding A24 family peptidase C-terminal domain-containing protein: protein MNWLEPTKIFIVLCFLLYACRLDLKARIVPNRVWKLMLVATIPITAYQIYEVAILNRTILFLALFGVIFIVLLAYLLYRMNAYGGADAKALMCLAVIFPLYPDFWGFPIINKGFGIFAFSVLSNSVIFAPIMMFGLLFRNLIMEGPRGFLKTPLYYIAGYRIPIEKIHFHNLFEFLDEKGNLKRVRRAVEPSEEMISRLKKYKIEKVWVTPALPFIIFITFGYAIAIVFGDILFFLLSMIL, encoded by the coding sequence ATGAATTGGTTAGAACCCACTAAGATTTTTATTGTCCTTTGTTTTTTACTTTACGCCTGTCGTTTAGACTTGAAGGCAAGGATTGTTCCAAACAGAGTATGGAAGTTAATGTTAGTGGCAACAATCCCGATAACAGCATATCAGATCTATGAAGTTGCAATTTTAAACAGGACCATTCTTTTTCTGGCCCTCTTTGGTGTTATTTTCATCGTTCTACTCGCATATCTGCTCTATCGAATGAATGCCTATGGTGGAGCTGACGCAAAAGCTCTAATGTGCTTGGCAGTAATCTTTCCACTATACCCCGACTTTTGGGGATTTCCAATAATAAATAAGGGTTTTGGTATCTTTGCCTTTTCCGTTTTATCGAATTCTGTGATTTTTGCTCCGATCATGATGTTTGGATTGCTCTTCAGAAATCTCATTATGGAAGGACCGCGTGGTTTTTTAAAGACGCCACTTTACTACATCGCCGGCTACAGAATCCCCATTGAAAAGATACACTTTCACAACCTTTTTGAATTTTTAGACGAGAAAGGGAATCTAAAAAGAGTTCGAAGAGCGGTGGAACCAAGCGAAGAGATGATTTCAAGGCTTAAAAAATACAAAATTGAAAAAGTCTGGGTCACTCCCGCATTGCCATTCATTATTTTCATAACTTTTGGCTATGCAATTGCAATCGTCTTCGGAGACATTCTCTTTTTCTTGCTAAGCATGATTCTCTGA
- a CDS encoding homoserine dehydrogenase translates to MIKIAIIGFGTVGQGVAELLISKREEIKKKIGDFRVVAIADLTGSISGDFSLEEVLEIRKRTGRLPSERSAMEIAEEADYDVMIEVTTTRLDEEGIAYMKTALKRGASVITSNKSIAVDLEGLLRLAERNNAKLMYEATVGGVMPIIRLLNSYLALCEILGVRGILNGTCNYILTRMEEEKLPYHQILSEAQEMGIAEANPKADVEGIDAGIKLVILANTIGIPAKFKDVEIHGITKITPQAFSVAMLKGYTIRLIAEVSKKNLKVSPRLVPINSPLAIKGTMNAAMIKTDTAGDIFVAGRGAGKFETATAILSDLYELVRTH, encoded by the coding sequence ATGATAAAAATAGCGATCATAGGCTTTGGAACTGTTGGACAGGGCGTTGCAGAACTTTTGATCAGTAAAAGAGAGGAGATTAAGAAGAAAATTGGTGATTTCAGAGTTGTGGCAATTGCAGATCTTACTGGATCAATATCGGGAGACTTCAGCCTTGAAGAAGTTCTTGAAATAAGAAAGAGGACTGGAAGATTGCCCAGCGAAAGAAGTGCAATGGAGATCGCTGAGGAGGCGGACTACGACGTGATGATCGAGGTTACAACGACGAGGCTGGATGAAGAGGGAATCGCATACATGAAAACCGCCCTTAAGAGGGGAGCAAGTGTAATAACGAGCAATAAGAGTATTGCAGTCGATTTAGAAGGTTTGTTGAGACTTGCAGAAAGAAATAATGCAAAGCTCATGTATGAAGCAACCGTTGGAGGAGTAATGCCGATTATAAGACTTTTAAACAGCTACTTGGCTCTTTGTGAAATCCTGGGGGTTAGGGGAATTTTGAACGGCACATGCAACTACATTTTGACAAGAATGGAGGAAGAGAAGTTACCCTACCACCAGATACTTAGTGAAGCCCAGGAAATGGGGATCGCGGAAGCTAATCCAAAAGCAGATGTGGAAGGAATTGATGCGGGCATAAAGCTCGTTATCTTGGCAAACACAATTGGAATTCCCGCAAAGTTTAAAGATGTGGAAATACATGGAATAACAAAAATTACTCCCCAGGCATTTAGCGTTGCAATGTTGAAAGGCTACACGATCAGGCTGATTGCAGAAGTCAGCAAAAAAAATCTCAAAGTATCTCCAAGGCTCGTGCCAATAAACAGTCCACTTGCGATCAAAGGAACCATGAACGCTGCAATGATAAAAACTGATACCGCAGGAGACATATTTGTAGCCGGAAGAGGAGCAGGAAAGTTTGAAACCGCGACCGCAATCCTTTCAGATTTATATGAATTGGTTAGAACCCACTAA
- a CDS encoding ACT domain-containing protein has protein sequence MSELFTLIVELEDKPGQLLKVLEPIARNGGNIVGIFHQRGKKTPLNRIPVEISFTADSKKAEKIIAELQKEVLVRRFGELRTAGVSLLLIGHIIHTDVSDTIQRVDNSDAECVELNVTMPERSEPSTAMITITAKSEQALQKALERVKEICKEKGIMVIEPINDEI, from the coding sequence ATGAGTGAACTTTTCACTCTTATCGTTGAGCTCGAAGATAAACCGGGGCAGCTTTTAAAGGTTCTTGAACCGATAGCCAGGAATGGTGGAAACATAGTGGGAATATTCCATCAGAGGGGAAAAAAGACTCCGCTTAACCGAATTCCTGTAGAGATTTCCTTCACCGCAGACTCAAAAAAAGCTGAAAAAATTATTGCAGAACTGCAAAAAGAAGTCTTAGTCAGGAGATTCGGAGAACTAAGAACGGCAGGAGTTTCTTTATTGCTTATTGGCCACATAATTCACACTGATGTTAGCGATACGATTCAGAGAGTCGATAATAGCGATGCTGAGTGCGTTGAGCTCAACGTTACAATGCCAGAGCGTAGTGAGCCCTCAACCGCAATGATAACAATAACAGCAAAGAGTGAACAAGCTCTGCAAAAAGCATTGGAGAGAGTGAAGGAGATTTGTAAGGAGAAGGGTATCATGGTAATAGAACCGATAAATGATGAGATATGA
- the ilvE gene encoding branched-chain-amino-acid transaminase has protein sequence MELLVYIDGKFVPESEAKISVFDHGFLYGDGVFEGIRAYDGKVFRLREHIDRLYDSARAINLEIPHTKEEFEKIILETLRRNKLRDAYIRPIVSRGVGDLGLDPRKCKKPTVIVITKPWGKLYGDLYSKGLKAVTVAVRRNSFDALPPNIKSLNYLNNVLAKIEANVKGGDEAIFLDRNGYVSEGSGDNIFVVKRGKITTPPTINNLRGITRDVVIEIINRLGIPFSEANLGLYDLYTADEVFVTGTAAEVAPIVEIDGRIIGDGKPGKITKLIMEEFEKVTKTEGVPIYE, from the coding sequence ATGGAGTTGCTTGTATACATAGACGGAAAATTTGTTCCGGAAAGTGAGGCGAAGATCAGCGTCTTTGACCACGGCTTTCTTTACGGTGATGGAGTTTTCGAAGGCATAAGAGCCTACGATGGCAAGGTTTTCAGACTCAGAGAGCACATAGACAGGCTTTATGACTCTGCAAGAGCTATAAATCTGGAGATTCCGCACACCAAGGAAGAGTTCGAAAAGATAATCCTCGAAACGCTCAGAAGGAACAAACTCAGGGATGCCTACATAAGGCCCATTGTGTCTCGAGGGGTTGGAGATCTTGGCCTTGATCCGAGAAAGTGCAAAAAACCCACGGTAATTGTAATAACAAAACCATGGGGCAAACTTTACGGAGATCTATACTCCAAGGGGCTGAAAGCTGTTACCGTTGCGGTTCGCAGAAATTCTTTCGATGCCCTACCGCCCAACATAAAGTCCTTGAATTATTTAAACAACGTTCTTGCAAAGATAGAGGCGAACGTTAAGGGTGGAGATGAGGCAATCTTTTTGGACAGGAATGGATATGTCTCCGAAGGGAGTGGGGATAACATCTTCGTCGTAAAGAGGGGTAAGATAACAACTCCACCTACAATTAACAATCTACGCGGAATTACAAGGGACGTGGTAATAGAGATAATCAATCGCCTTGGAATTCCATTTTCAGAGGCAAATCTTGGTCTTTACGATCTTTACACTGCAGACGAGGTGTTTGTAACGGGAACTGCTGCAGAAGTTGCACCGATTGTTGAAATAGACGGAAGAATCATAGGCGACGGAAAGCCAGGAAAGATTACTAAGCTGATAATGGAGGAATTTGAAAAAGTGACAAAGACTGAGGGAGTACCGATATATGAGTGA
- a CDS encoding citrate/2-methylcitrate synthase, with amino-acid sequence MIEVLDGLKDVIACESKISRIELIGDKAILEYRGYDIRDLAKYATYEEVAYLLLYGELPKKYELQDFRIELAERRELPPQIIGLLTHLPQYTHPMVVLRTATSYLGSLDKAKDLKTREENLEKAKNLIAKFPTIVAYYHRIRLGKNLIPPTLELSHAGNFLYMMNGLEPSKIAEKALDTDLILHAEHELNASTFAARVAASTLADMYACVVAATGTLMGPLHGGAAQEVMKMLREVATPRRAEEYVKKKLEKGEKLMGFGHRIYKHVIDPRAVILRELAMELSKAGNPIWFEISEAIAENAYKYKKLLPNVDFYSASVYANLGIPDDLFVNIFAMGRISGWLAHIIEQYENNKLIRPRAKYIGEVERKYVPIDQR; translated from the coding sequence ATGATAGAAGTTTTGGACGGGCTTAAAGATGTAATCGCATGTGAAAGTAAGATTTCGAGAATAGAGCTGATAGGTGATAAGGCTATTCTGGAATATCGGGGCTACGATATCAGAGATCTGGCGAAATACGCAACATACGAGGAAGTCGCGTATTTGTTACTTTATGGAGAGTTGCCAAAGAAGTATGAACTCCAAGACTTCAGGATCGAGCTTGCTGAAAGGAGAGAGTTGCCTCCACAGATTATAGGACTGCTGACTCATTTACCCCAATACACGCATCCAATGGTCGTTCTAAGAACTGCAACAAGCTATCTTGGTTCTTTGGACAAAGCCAAAGATTTAAAGACACGAGAAGAAAATCTGGAAAAGGCAAAGAATTTGATTGCAAAGTTTCCAACCATAGTGGCTTACTACCACAGAATAAGACTTGGCAAAAACTTAATCCCGCCAACACTTGAGTTAAGCCATGCTGGGAATTTTCTCTACATGATGAACGGACTTGAACCTTCAAAAATTGCTGAAAAAGCTCTGGATACAGATTTAATTTTACATGCAGAACATGAACTCAACGCATCAACCTTCGCAGCAAGAGTTGCAGCCTCAACGCTTGCAGACATGTATGCATGCGTAGTAGCTGCGACTGGAACTTTAATGGGCCCCCTGCACGGTGGTGCAGCACAGGAAGTGATGAAGATGTTAAGAGAAGTTGCAACTCCGAGGAGAGCTGAAGAATACGTTAAAAAGAAACTTGAGAAGGGAGAAAAGCTAATGGGCTTTGGGCATAGGATTTACAAGCACGTTATAGATCCAAGAGCCGTAATTCTCAGAGAGCTTGCAATGGAGTTGTCCAAGGCAGGAAATCCGATTTGGTTTGAGATAAGTGAGGCAATAGCTGAAAATGCGTATAAATACAAGAAACTCCTCCCCAACGTGGACTTCTACTCTGCAAGCGTTTACGCAAACCTGGGAATTCCTGATGATCTGTTTGTAAACATTTTCGCAATGGGAAGAATTAGCGGATGGCTTGCACACATAATCGAGCAATATGAGAATAATAAGCTGATAAGGCCGAGAGCCAAATATATTGGGGAAGTTGAAAGAAAATACGTGCCTATCGATCAAAGATAA
- a CDS encoding AMP phosphorylase: MILRTMLLPIKSGRPNVALNEVDADELGVFEGDRVQVKYGRKRGNFTVQIAKEIVPQGYIGVTDFVLKELALEAGLEVDVTPTRKPKSVEFIKKKVEAKKLEQEEIRAIVFDIVNNTLSDIEIASFVISSMLRGMDFDEIEWLTRAMIESGERLHFDKGTVVDKHSIGGVPGNKISLIIVPTVASAGLLIPKTASRAITSASGTADTMEVLADVNLSIEEIREITERVGGVIAWGGATNIAPADDKIIRVEHPLSIDPRPQLLASVMAKKGAIGAKHVVIDIPYGEGAKIESGEKARSLANDFIELGKRLGLDVVCALTYGGQPIGRAVGPALEAKEALKAMEERKGSASLLEKSLGIAGLLFEMTGIAGDGYGYAKKIFESGKTLEKFREIIAAQGGNEKIRAEDIPIGDKTFTITSRFEGAVVAVNNKAIVRIARSAGAPKDKGAGVYIHKKRGDVVKAGDPLLTIYAEKEWKLDNAIETARSEPPILVSGMILEVYGKR, from the coding sequence ATGATTCTGAGAACTATGCTTCTTCCAATAAAGTCTGGAAGACCTAATGTTGCTCTGAATGAAGTGGATGCGGACGAGCTTGGTGTATTTGAGGGAGATCGAGTTCAAGTAAAATACGGAAGAAAAAGAGGTAACTTTACTGTCCAGATAGCAAAAGAGATCGTCCCACAGGGATATATTGGAGTGACAGACTTTGTTTTAAAAGAACTCGCTCTTGAAGCTGGTCTGGAAGTTGATGTAACCCCCACAAGGAAGCCGAAAAGTGTGGAGTTCATAAAGAAAAAAGTGGAAGCAAAAAAGCTTGAGCAAGAAGAGATTAGAGCGATAGTTTTTGATATCGTAAACAACACTCTTAGCGATATAGAGATCGCCTCATTTGTGATATCATCGATGCTTCGTGGAATGGATTTTGACGAAATCGAATGGCTCACAAGAGCGATGATTGAAAGCGGTGAAAGACTTCACTTTGATAAGGGAACAGTTGTAGATAAGCACAGCATTGGAGGAGTTCCAGGAAACAAGATATCGCTCATAATAGTCCCAACAGTTGCTTCAGCTGGACTTCTTATTCCGAAAACCGCGAGTAGAGCAATAACTTCTGCAAGTGGAACCGCCGATACGATGGAAGTTCTTGCCGATGTGAATCTGAGCATAGAAGAAATAAGGGAGATCACGGAGAGAGTTGGTGGGGTTATAGCGTGGGGCGGAGCTACAAATATAGCTCCTGCAGATGACAAGATAATTAGAGTTGAACATCCACTTTCGATCGACCCTCGCCCCCAGCTTCTTGCAAGCGTAATGGCCAAAAAAGGTGCTATCGGGGCAAAGCATGTTGTTATCGATATCCCTTACGGTGAGGGAGCAAAAATAGAAAGTGGTGAAAAAGCCAGATCACTTGCAAACGATTTCATAGAGCTTGGAAAAAGACTTGGCCTTGATGTTGTATGTGCACTAACTTACGGCGGACAGCCAATTGGCAGGGCAGTTGGACCTGCTTTAGAGGCAAAAGAGGCATTAAAAGCGATGGAAGAACGAAAAGGTTCAGCGAGTCTGCTTGAAAAATCTCTCGGAATCGCGGGACTTTTATTTGAGATGACGGGCATAGCGGGAGATGGGTATGGCTATGCGAAGAAAATTTTTGAGAGTGGAAAAACGCTTGAGAAGTTCAGAGAAATAATCGCTGCACAGGGGGGAAATGAGAAGATAAGGGCTGAAGATATTCCGATTGGGGATAAGACTTTCACAATTACCTCGAGATTCGAAGGGGCGGTTGTTGCCGTAAACAATAAGGCGATTGTTAGAATTGCAAGATCTGCTGGTGCTCCGAAGGATAAGGGGGCTGGAGTGTATATACATAAGAAAAGGGGGGATGTTGTTAAGGCGGGAGATCCCCTTCTGACGATATATGCCGAGAAGGAATGGAAGCTTGACAATGCAATTGAAACTGCAAGATCCGAGCCCCCAATTCTCGTTTCCGGTATGATATTGGAGGTATATGGGAAGAGATAG
- a CDS encoding AMP phosphorylase, giving the protein MKFKVKVIPLRTEKLSVVLNQNDAEDLGLLPGDRVKVIVGKESFVAEADITDMVEAGEIGVCYFTAETCKIDEKCLAEVYPVSRPKSVEFIRKKLENGKYSVVEIKSIIEDISKNVLNELEISAFILANEIVGMSDEEVQWMIEAMVENGDRISFERGMVVNLQSIGGLPSNEFHLIAVPTVASAGLLIPKTASRAITSASGTADTMEVLADVNLSIEEIREITERVGGVIAWGGATNIAPADDKIIRVEYQLEISPKPHAIASLLSKCIGTDSKFISIDIPVGEGVKIETLEIGRSFANYIVELGRRLGLTTTATLTDGSQPLGKAVGPALEAKEILEILESGNAENPLVDKALSFAGILFEMTGIAGDGYGYAKKIFESGKTLEKFREIIAAQGGNEKIRAEDIPIGDKTFTITSSRSGIVRRINLKAVNEVARSAGAPKDKGAGVYIHKKRGDVVKAGDPLLTIYAEKEWKLDNAIETATMKKPLEVSGVIIEKFKGGY; this is encoded by the coding sequence ATGAAGTTTAAAGTAAAAGTGATACCCCTCAGGACCGAAAAACTCAGCGTAGTGCTCAATCAAAACGATGCTGAAGATCTCGGGTTACTGCCCGGGGATAGAGTAAAGGTAATAGTTGGAAAGGAATCCTTCGTGGCTGAAGCGGATATCACGGATATGGTAGAAGCCGGAGAAATTGGTGTTTGCTACTTCACCGCAGAAACATGTAAAATTGACGAAAAGTGTCTGGCTGAAGTCTACCCAGTATCAAGACCTAAATCGGTGGAATTCATAAGAAAAAAGCTCGAAAATGGAAAATATTCCGTTGTAGAGATAAAAAGTATAATCGAGGATATTTCAAAGAACGTTCTAAACGAACTCGAGATTTCTGCATTCATTTTGGCGAATGAGATTGTTGGAATGAGTGATGAGGAAGTCCAGTGGATGATCGAAGCGATGGTTGAAAACGGAGATAGAATATCATTTGAAAGAGGAATGGTCGTAAACCTACAGAGCATCGGTGGATTGCCAAGCAATGAGTTTCATCTGATTGCGGTCCCAACAGTTGCTTCAGCTGGACTTCTTATTCCGAAAACCGCGAGTAGAGCAATAACTTCTGCAAGTGGAACCGCCGATACGATGGAAGTTCTTGCTGATGTGAATCTGAGCATAGAAGAAATAAGAGAGATCACGGAGAGAGTTGGTGGGGTTATAGCGTGGGGCGGAGCTACAAATATAGCTCCTGCAGATGACAAGATAATTAGAGTTGAATACCAGCTTGAAATAAGCCCAAAACCACACGCAATTGCGAGTTTGCTTTCAAAATGCATCGGAACGGATTCAAAATTCATCTCAATCGATATTCCTGTAGGTGAGGGTGTTAAAATCGAAACTCTCGAAATCGGGAGGAGTTTTGCGAACTACATAGTTGAGCTGGGTAGAAGATTGGGGCTCACGACGACGGCAACACTTACTGATGGTTCACAACCTCTGGGAAAAGCTGTTGGGCCTGCTCTGGAAGCAAAGGAGATTCTTGAAATTCTTGAGTCTGGAAATGCAGAAAATCCTTTAGTAGACAAGGCCCTTAGCTTTGCTGGTATTCTCTTTGAAATGACGGGCATAGCGGGAGATGGGTATGGCTATGCGAAGAAAATTTTTGAGAGTGGAAAAACGCTTGAGAAGTTCAGAGAAATAATCGCTGCACAGGGGGGAAATGAGAAGATAAGGGCTGAAGATATTCCGATTGGGGATAAGACTTTTACAATTACATCCAGCAGAAGTGGGATAGTGAGAAGAATTAACCTGAAGGCTGTAAACGAAGTTGCAAGATCTGCTGGTGCTCCGAAGGATAAGGGGGCTGGAGTGTATATACATAAGAAAAGGGGGGATGTTGTTAAGGCGGGAGATCCCCTTCTGACGATATATGCCGAGAAGGAATGGAAGCTTGACAATGCAATTGAAACTGCAACAATGAAAAAACCGCTGGAAGTTTCTGGAGTAATCATAGAAAAGTTCAAGGGGGGTTATTGA